One Helicobacteraceae bacterium genomic window, CGGCGATCGCGGCGCTACTCGCGGCATTGTTCGCCATCAAGCAAATGCCGCATCTATTCGCGCGGATATTGCTGTTTCCAATTCTGCGGCTTGGCTACAAAACAGATATTCAGGGCATAGAGCATATCCCGCCTACGGGCGGCGTTTTGCTGCTTGGCAATCATATTAGTTGGATCGACTGGCTGGTTTTGCAAGTAGCCTGCCCGCGCGCCATAAAGTTCGTGATGTTCAAGGGCATTTACGACAAATGGTTTCTGCGCGGCTTCTTGAAGCTGTTCAGCGTTATTCCCATAGCGGGCGGCGCGAGCAGATCGGCGATAGAGAGCATACGCGCTAGACTTCAAAACGGCGAGGTCGTCGCGCTTTTCCCCGAAGGCGTTATTAGCTACAACGGACAAATCGGCAAGTTTGAGCGCGGTTTCGAGCTGGCGATCGAGGGAGCGGACGTTCCAATCGTCCCGTTTTTCCTGCGCGGGCTTTGGGGATCGTCGTTCTCGCGCGCGGACGATCACTACAAGGCGTTAAGCGCCGCAAACGGCAAACGGGAGATTATAGTCGCCTTTGGAAAACCCCTCTCTTGCGCCGCTAAAGCGCCCGAAGTAAAACGCGCGGTGGTGGAGCTGTCGGTTAAGGCGTGGGATCGCTACCTCGCCGGACAAAAGCCGCTTTGCTATCGCTGGCTAGAACGCGCGAGCGCCGATCTGTTTTCGCTCGCGCTGATCGATCAACCTTCAGGCGCGCGGCTAACCAATCTAAAGCTGCTAACCTCGACGCTACTGTTTGTAAAAAAGCTAAAAAAACGCCTAGCCGATCAGGATAACGTAGGGGTGTTGCTACCCTCTTCGGCGGCGGGGGCGATCGTTAATCTAGCGCTGTTCGCGCTGGGCAAGAAGCCTATAAATCTCAATTACACGGTAAGTCGCGAGAATCTACTAAGCGCCGTAACGCAAAGCGGGCTGAAAACCGTCGTCGCCTCCAAAACTTTCTCGGAGAAACTCGCCGCGCGCGGATTTGATTTAAGCGATATACTGCAAGAGCGCGCTATTTACGCCGAAAACGTCAAAGCGTCTATCAGTAAGAGCGAAACCGTTTGGACGCTTCTGCTCGCGCTATTTGCGCCCGCGCGGCTGTTAAGGGCGCTCTATTTTAAGAAAACCGATATTAACGAAACGGCTACGATCCTCTTTAGCAGCGGCAGCGAGGGCGCGCCCAAAGGAGTGGAACTGACGCACAAAAACCTGCTCGCGAATATCAGGCAGGTTTCCGATCTGCTCAACTTCCGCAAAAGCGACGTAGTGATCAACTCGCTACCGATCTTTCACTCGTTCGGACTGACGATCACGACGTTGCTTCCGCTTGTCGAAGGGGTTTTGATGATCGCCATACCCGATCCGACCGACGTCGTCGCGATCGGCAAGATGTGCGCTAAATACAAGGCGAGCATTCTGCTTGGCACGTCAACCTTTTTTCGGTTCTATATCAAAAATAAAAAACTCGATCCGCTGATGTTAGAGTCGGCGCGGCTTGCGGTGGCGGGCGCCGAAAAGCTCAAAGACGACGTTAAGCGCGGCTTTAAGATCAAGTTTGGCATAGATATTTACGAAGGTTACGGGGCGACGGAGACCGCGCCCGTTATTTGCGTCAATATGCCCAACGCTTTGGAGCGAGAGTCGTATAAAACGCTCGTTTTTAACAAGGAGGGAACGGCGGGAATGGCTCTGCCGGGAACAATCGTTAAGGTCGTCGATCCCGTTACGTTAAACGAGCTTAACGCGAACGAGGAGGGGCTGATTATCATAGGCGGTCCGCAGGTGATGAAGGGCTACTACAACAATCCGGGAAAAACCCGCGAGGCGATCGCCGAAATTGGCGAATGGCGATACTATAAAAGCGGCGATAAGGGGCGCATAGACGAAGACGGTTTTATAACTATCGTCGATCGCTATAGCCGCTTTGCCAAGATCGGCGGGGAGATGATAAGTCTTACGGCGGTCGAAAGTCAGATTATCGCGCTATTTAGCGACGAGATCGACGTCGCGGCGATCGCGTTAAACGACGAGAAAAAAGGCGAAAAAATAGTCGCGCTTTTTTCGGGCGAGATCGATGAGGAGGCGTTTATTCGCGCCGTCAAAGACTCGCAAATAGCGCCGCTAATGACGCCGTCGGAAATATACAAAGTTGAAAGCGTGCCTAAATTAGCAAGCGGCAAAGCGGATTTCAAAGCCGCAAAAGCGCTGGCGCAAACGCTCTCGCGCGAAAGTTAGCGCCGCCGCGGTTTGAAAGATCGCGCTGAAACTTATACTCGTGTAGTCCAACCGCTGATAAACGCGCGGACTATAATGCAATTAGCGCGCGCTAAAGCTGTCAAGATCGCGCTCCTTGCGAGCGCGCGGATTGAAATATTGATGCTTTCGCCCCTCTCCTCGCGGCGCTGATATAGTAGGCGGTTTCGTCGCGCCGCCGGCAAGTGATTTAAAATTATCGAGCGATACAGAGCCGAGCGTTTTTCTTGAAAAACGCTCGGTTAGGGGGGAGCTCGTTTGCCAACTCCGCGATCAATGAGAATCGCGATG contains:
- a CDS encoding acyl-[ACP]--phospholipid O-acyltransferase, which gives rise to MGALLKIKGFLPFLIVMFVNASVDLAHKITIQNTLNKCFDGEALVVFTALINAMILLPFIFLFSPSGFINDKFSKTKVIRYATIVAIGLSALILISYINGWFVFAFGATFLLAVQSAIYSPAKYGLIKRLVGVERLSLANGAIQALTIAAILLSSLVFSAVFELNYSALLDSSRELDPSNPNAILSIMVPIGVLIVALSAVEAYFAFKIPIFPAEPSEERFELKKYATLAYLRENLSIVTKNRDVWLSIIGLSVFWGVSQMILAAFGAHYKAIAGDDDNVVIQGIMAVSAVGIVAGSALAGASSKRHIELGFIPIGALGLFISLLGLTYSTSAIEMAICSLLFGFFGGLAIVPLNSVIQYFSAADEMGKILAGNNFTQNCAMVASLAIAVALVQIGFSTTGLFTLAAIAALLAALFAIKQMPHLFARILLFPILRLGYKTDIQGIEHIPPTGGVLLLGNHISWIDWLVLQVACPRAIKFVMFKGIYDKWFLRGFLKLFSVIPIAGGASRSAIESIRARLQNGEVVALFPEGVISYNGQIGKFERGFELAIEGADVPIVPFFLRGLWGSSFSRADDHYKALSAANGKREIIVAFGKPLSCAAKAPEVKRAVVELSVKAWDRYLAGQKPLCYRWLERASADLFSLALIDQPSGARLTNLKLLTSTLLFVKKLKKRLADQDNVGVLLPSSAAGAIVNLALFALGKKPINLNYTVSRENLLSAVTQSGLKTVVASKTFSEKLAARGFDLSDILQERAIYAENVKASISKSETVWTLLLALFAPARLLRALYFKKTDINETATILFSSGSEGAPKGVELTHKNLLANIRQVSDLLNFRKSDVVINSLPIFHSFGLTITTLLPLVEGVLMIAIPDPTDVVAIGKMCAKYKASILLGTSTFFRFYIKNKKLDPLMLESARLAVAGAEKLKDDVKRGFKIKFGIDIYEGYGATETAPVICVNMPNALERESYKTLVFNKEGTAGMALPGTIVKVVDPVTLNELNANEEGLIIIGGPQVMKGYYNNPGKTREAIAEIGEWRYYKSGDKGRIDEDGFITIVDRYSRFAKIGGEMISLTAVESQIIALFSDEIDVAAIALNDEKKGEKIVALFSGEIDEEAFIRAVKDSQIAPLMTPSEIYKVESVPKLASGKADFKAAKALAQTLSRES